CACTTTTCCTACACAAACTGTGCTGTTGTCGAGTTATTATTTGTTTGGGCTTCACTTTTCGtcgaaaataaatatttgtaaatacaCGCTTGAGTGAACGAGGGAGTATGAAATGATTGGGATAAATTAAAATCATATGGTTGAAGAAGCCGGATTCATTAAGTATAATCTTCCAACAGACATTTAGCATCGGGAGGCACAAAGTATTTTACAATCAATCCGGTACCAACAATAACGGAAACATTTGACTTGAAAACGGGGTTCAGAATAACCAAAGGCGGACGatagtacagggtctttcagattaaacgcttacggaaaaaatcgaatagctccttataacattttttcttcgctacgtcgattgtaacactgcattcctcacttcgggacgataatattcggctactcgttcagtctgatcggatggtttttggtgtcaagatgtacaatttacaagtcgcgttatcgaaaaaagggatggtcacatcgaaaatgtcctaaaataagctttattttcgtttttgaaaaataaaaattggttcCTTTTTTTAGAAGTCATTGAAATGTGTTGCGTGagtgtttaatctgaaagaccctgtagatCTTCACATTGTGATTATAGTCGTCTCGCAAGAGAGAGAATAGTATGGACGATGTTTTCCAATAGCAATAGTGTTCTCGCTTTCGCTAGTGGGATTCCCGTACCGATAACAACTGTTCTTCTGTCCGCGATCAGCTAATGAAGATCATCGTGAGGGCATTGATCGCAAATTGCAGACGTAAACAAACGCATTTCTTCAGGGTTGCAGCAAGGGTGTTCCGTTGGTCGCCAACAGGCTGTGTCCAGAGCACTCTGAGAACTCTGACCTATGGCAACAAGTTTCAAACGGATAGAGCTTAAATTGCATATTTTTTCTCTCCTACGTGTCCGTAGAACGCGTTCTGAATTTGAATTTAGAGCTTCCAGAGTGATTCAGAGCCTACTTCCACAGTGTAATACGgttgaatttcatgccaactcgacaggCCGTTGGTAGcaacatctcagatagcagtgaaacgttgtgggtgtaaagacatggatcatttaagcaactttgcatactttaaatattcggaaaataattagactactttttggaaaaagttattttttttcttattttttgtacaaaaatttttaacttaaaaactatgatatctaaaaaattcatgtcaaaaaaaattttttttggaaaaaaatttcgctgacaaaaaaagttattctaaaaattagaattcatttttctcaaaaacgtattttttaaaaagtccCAAATACATATATATGAATATCCCTTAAATTtctaacaagtcgtccatacattggaagataggcacttttacagggaaaaagtttttctaacaacttttttatattttatttgaaaaaaatacaactaatcctaattttgtttaaagtcaagatagcgatgcaGTATATTcggcaaagttttagatcttgttaaaatataaacttttgtcgaagacatcaatcttttatagtttttggaatataagtcattttttgtatgaagactcctgaaaaaataatgttttgctcgtaacattcaTATTATTGTGGTTTTCATTAGAAATTATCATAACATAGGAAATTATTGTGGTTTTCATtagaaattatcaaagatttttttagaaaaaaatttctttgaaaataaatattttgaaaattcaaattcatttttcttgaaaacatctgctttaaaaattctgaatcaaaagatataaatagcctttaaaatttccaactagttttccatacatcggatgatgggcacatttacatgaaaaaagtttttcgaacaactactttttcatgtttttctttaaaaaaatgctattaatgttcaattcgttacattgttatgtataaattatcgcattttaaatgctctgctagcttttctctattcagaaacatgtgaaGAActtgtcaaacgtgagaatttgcacacaaaaatgttacgagcaaaacattattttttcaggagtcttcatataaaaattacttatattccaaaaattataaaagatggaaagttgatgtcttcgacaaaagttcatattttaataagatctaaatctttgtcgaatacactatatcgctatcttgactttagaTTGTGGATTTTTTCCAATATCCAGTATCCAgtcggatagcaaatattggtctgatatccgtttcatctctagtatcaatgtttattttatagtttctaTGTTACCTCCTTTATCTCCAAATGGAAATTCCTCTGAATTTTGTTCATGAAACATGTTCAAAGTTAtgcaaaaagttcaaaaaatgccATAATAATACCAACTGGAAATACCGCCCAAGAATATCAGGTTGAAGGCATGCGTATTTCATAAGGGAAATTGTCGTGGACTGTAATACAAAACAATCCGTACATCCTTCCGGATTTacagccatacaaatggaacacaaaattctgcattactcgagaattaatcaagcaaatgaaaccaaatttggcatgtagaggttttagggtgcaataaatgtttttacggtggttggatactcctcccccctctgtaaggggggctgccatacaaatgaaacgcaaatttctgcattaatcgagaattaatcaagcaaatggacccaaattttgcatgtggagattttatggtgcaatgaatgattctatgGCAGTTAGATACTCttctcccctctcttaggtgggcctgccatacaaatgaaacacaaatttctgcataactcgagaattaatcaggaaaatgaaaccaaatttggcatgtggagattttagggtgcaataaatgtttttgcgGTGGTTTAAACATtccacccctctctaagggggagctgccatacaaatgaaagacaaatttctgcataattcgaaaactaatcaagcaaatggagccaaatttgtcatgcgaatgttttagggaacacgaaacgtttccatggtgaatagacactcctcccctctctcagaggggtggcttccatacaaatgaaacacaaatttctgcattactcgagaattaatcaagcgaatggaaccgaattttgcatgtggaggttttagggtgcaataaatgtttttacggtgattagacactccatccccctctctaagggggaacttccatacaaatgaaactcaaatttctgcattactcgagaaataatcaagcaaatggaaccaaattttggatgtggaggttttagggtacaataaatgattctatggtggttagatacttccccccttctcttaggtggggccgtcatacaaatgaaacacaaatttctgcattactcgagaaataatcaagcaaatgaaaccaaatttggcatgtgaaggtattagggtgcagtaaatatttttacggtggttagacactccacctaagggggagctgtcatacaaaattcaacggggttgattagaagatcaatcaacgaacagttctgcgattggacctatgaacttgCACATAGTAGAAAAACGTCAATGTTTGAAGGtaatgataacaaaaaacaaattttgggcaggacgaagtttgccgggtcagctagttttatataaaagcaccacgaatgaccagaaccgaatACCATCAGGCGACAAatcgaacgtcttggtttgtcaaaactagctcattgggaCCATTTCAATGGTTTTTGACAACATTAGGATAACCCGAATGGTTTCCGGATGACCTGCAGATCAGTGTTtaaatcgagttatggaaaggcCACACCTTCAGGTGGATtaaatcagttttttttgtatCCTCAAACCCTTGGATAATCATTTAAATGACCGTAGAtgaagaaataattgattttctatacatttttgtgcatatgaCATTTGAAAATCCTGTaaaacatagattgatcaattttaccccgaagctacattttgaaaatttccgctaaaaattttgcaaattaacgcttaaggattttattgaaaaaaactttccataacgttttgtggCCTTAGCCCCAGtactaattattaaaataattcaaTTTGCCGATGAGCTCAACCAACAGAGAATCCAATCTTTGATGCAGGGTATCGAAAATTCATCCAAACTGTGaaggaataataataatattataataaattctctgtgttttgatatgaattttttttgaatctttaaccgagatacaactggttttgtatTTTCGGATTCTAgatgaatcaagttttaatgaacagtatgaagggaaacatcatgagaatggTTGGcctcgtcttctagttgaactttttcatcattatttactaacCTTACCCAAACCGCAACACAATGAAGTATTACAAGGCGGACTGGATAATATATagtctcggatttcttttcactgtatataatcaaatcctgtatataattgagtaaaaaaaatcaatttgcttcCGGTTTACGGTACTACACATCTCAATCACTTTCTTTGCGATTTTGCCAGCAATATATTCTTTTTTAGTCTACGTTCACGTTCATAGATGTGGTTATATTCTAGAATGTTTtacatgaaatataaaaatgaaataCTTACACCCTATTGCTGCTCCGTTCGAGCAGATAATTCAGCACGGCCAGCATCGGAGTTAATCCGCTTCCGGCGGTCAGTAAGGCAACGCGGTTGTGATGCTTGAGTTTTGCGAGCGCAAAATTCCCACTCGGCTGGGAAAGTTGCAGGCCAGCGGCCAACGGCACCGGCCTGGTCAAATACTCGGACAAACGGCCGGTTCGGTAGGTTTTCACCAACAGCGGTACAAACGTAGCGGGACAATGCGTTGGGATGGCGTTGGCAGGCACAGGAGTGTAACTTCGGCTGATAAATTCTCCCCCAATGGAACCCGTCACCGTTACGTGATGTCCGATGGGGGTTACCTGGAGAAGCGAGTGGCTTTTCGGACGAAGCAACAGCGCACAGGAATCGTGCGTGATTTCAATACGCGTCGCCACATCGTACTCATTCAGTTCCATCTCGTGGTTTTCGATGCGCTCGTACTCCATCTGGCCGTAGCTGGTCCACAGCCCAGGAAGGGATTTATTGAACACAATTTCGACTTTCCCCGTTTCCAGCGATTGCCGAACGCTGCAAGGCCACTGAAGATTGTTCGAAGCTTGGAACTTGTACCGATGCAGAACGCTTCCCTCGAGATACATTCGCACGATGAACTCTTGGGGGCCAACGAACTCCACAACAACGGCCGGGTTGCAGAGCGCTCTGGTGTAGAAGATGAACGACACTTCGGCCGTTTTCTGGATCCAGTCGAAGCGAGGCACTACGGGAAGTAACCGACTGGCAAACTCATCACTCGAACTACTCGCTGCGGAAGTGGGGGATAACACTTTGGATGCTGCCACCGGACTGACAGGCGTTGGTGGTTTCAGGAAGATTGCTGCACTGCTGTTTGATTTGGCTGAATCTCCACCCAGGTTGAGCGTTCCGGTGCTACGAAGTGGTCCAATGTAGCACTTGGCCAGCAGCGATTCATAGTTCACCCAGGCGTGTACTTCATCGAACAGCTTGGTAGCATCCCGGCCGACGCCTCGCATTAGTTCATCGATGCCTTGAAAATGAAACTGGTTTTACAAACTATGTTCTTCGGAAGATTCGGTAGTAATTGAAAAACTCACCCCCGGGATGAAAGTCCAAATACTTCGTCACGTTGTACACTTTCCCCCGGATCGCCATCCAAGCATCCCCCGGCGTATTATGCTGCTCCAGCTCGGAATGACTCACCGGACGCACCTTTCCGCCCGTACCCGTTAGATCCACACCGGAGTTCCCCAGTCGGATCCAGTCCATCAGCGAGTGGCCCGGTTTGAGGGCCGTTTTATTGCGGGGATTTCCTGTAATGGAGAAAAACAGGGGAAGCGAATGATACAAATGGCAGTCACTAATCTATCTTATTGTTCTGGTTGCATGTTCGAAATATATGGTCAGCAAATATTGGTCAAATTTATGACGCTGCTGTCCCAGCTGGGTCAACTGATTCCGGGGAAATAATCGTTTATTACTATCAACATAAAGCATTGTTGGTGGTGATTGATGATGCGATTATCACGAAATGGTTTCAGAgcccctgattttttaaaagggcttCGTTCGGAAAATATTCTCAAAAACAATATGGCTTTTTTGTATTCTGTTGTAACTATATACAACGAATTCAACAAACCGAACAACATTTTACACCCCCTTGCTCTTAGATCGGAAAGGCAGATTAGCGGGTAAAAAATTGGTCATATCGAATGCTCGCAGGACTGTCAAGTGTCGAGTTGGGATCATTGTCACCGGTGCGGCGT
The Toxorhynchites rutilus septentrionalis strain SRP chromosome 2, ASM2978413v1, whole genome shotgun sequence genome window above contains:
- the LOC129771740 gene encoding cytochrome b5 reductase 4 isoform X1, whose translation is MNFCGWLKIFKRKNTNHVGPDSESEGQENRSDGKSSAIPANGSRCGDKSLSNSAKHKAKVRSAKNSGQRKEGKEQEAEQDPSKSGGEDDEAGNPRNKTALKPGHSLMDWIRLGNSGVDLTGTGGKVRPVSHSELEQHNTPGDAWMAIRGKVYNVTKYLDFHPGGIDELMRGVGRDATKLFDEVHAWVNYESLLAKCYIGPLRSTGTLNLGGDSAKSNSSAAIFLKPPTPVSPVAASKVLSPTSAASSSSDEFASRLLPVVPRFDWIQKTAEVSFIFYTRALCNPAVVVEFVGPQEFIVRMYLEGSVLHRYKFQASNNLQWPCSVRQSLETGKVEIVFNKSLPGLWTSYGQMEYERIENHEMELNEYDVATRIEITHDSCALLLRPKSHSLLQVTPIGHHVTVTGSIGGEFISRSYTPVPANAIPTHCPATFVPLLVKTYRTGRLSEYLTRPVPLAAGLQLSQPSGNFALAKLKHHNRVALLTAGSGLTPMLAVLNYLLERSSNRVENVGLLYYNKTEADIWCREMLDSLAEKDRRLMLRYFLSEAESRGSPSTGSSPAKVTTQRSDTLAAAATPENISPPTLTHRLERGKISLEVAKQLTNLDSPQYATYVCVCGPKPFNELCCQYLEQAGHNMAHLHSFQG
- the LOC129771740 gene encoding cytochrome b5 reductase 4 isoform X2, coding for MDMEGKNNVQVLKVAKRVNSSLLPPQTSPLTQGKPVPQQNMGSATGNPRNKTALKPGHSLMDWIRLGNSGVDLTGTGGKVRPVSHSELEQHNTPGDAWMAIRGKVYNVTKYLDFHPGGIDELMRGVGRDATKLFDEVHAWVNYESLLAKCYIGPLRSTGTLNLGGDSAKSNSSAAIFLKPPTPVSPVAASKVLSPTSAASSSSDEFASRLLPVVPRFDWIQKTAEVSFIFYTRALCNPAVVVEFVGPQEFIVRMYLEGSVLHRYKFQASNNLQWPCSVRQSLETGKVEIVFNKSLPGLWTSYGQMEYERIENHEMELNEYDVATRIEITHDSCALLLRPKSHSLLQVTPIGHHVTVTGSIGGEFISRSYTPVPANAIPTHCPATFVPLLVKTYRTGRLSEYLTRPVPLAAGLQLSQPSGNFALAKLKHHNRVALLTAGSGLTPMLAVLNYLLERSSNRVENVGLLYYNKTEADIWCREMLDSLAEKDRRLMLRYFLSEAESRGSPSTGSSPAKVTTQRSDTLAAAATPENISPPTLTHRLERGKISLEVAKQLTNLDSPQYATYVCVCGPKPFNELCCQYLEQAGHNMAHLHSFQG
- the LOC129771740 gene encoding cytochrome b5 reductase 4 isoform X3, translated to MVCGYLTKGNPRNKTALKPGHSLMDWIRLGNSGVDLTGTGGKVRPVSHSELEQHNTPGDAWMAIRGKVYNVTKYLDFHPGGIDELMRGVGRDATKLFDEVHAWVNYESLLAKCYIGPLRSTGTLNLGGDSAKSNSSAAIFLKPPTPVSPVAASKVLSPTSAASSSSDEFASRLLPVVPRFDWIQKTAEVSFIFYTRALCNPAVVVEFVGPQEFIVRMYLEGSVLHRYKFQASNNLQWPCSVRQSLETGKVEIVFNKSLPGLWTSYGQMEYERIENHEMELNEYDVATRIEITHDSCALLLRPKSHSLLQVTPIGHHVTVTGSIGGEFISRSYTPVPANAIPTHCPATFVPLLVKTYRTGRLSEYLTRPVPLAAGLQLSQPSGNFALAKLKHHNRVALLTAGSGLTPMLAVLNYLLERSSNRVENVGLLYYNKTEADIWCREMLDSLAEKDRRLMLRYFLSEAESRGSPSTGSSPAKVTTQRSDTLAAAATPENISPPTLTHRLERGKISLEVAKQLTNLDSPQYATYVCVCGPKPFNELCCQYLEQAGHNMAHLHSFQG